In one Nicotiana sylvestris chromosome 8, ASM39365v2, whole genome shotgun sequence genomic region, the following are encoded:
- the LOC104231140 gene encoding elicitor-responsive protein 3 yields MSRGMLEVLLVGAKGLDNTDFLNNMDPYVILTCRSQEKKSSVASGKGCEPEWNENFIFSISEGVEELFLKIMDSDSVGEDDFVGEAKIPIEPVCSEGSIPTTAYNVVKNEEYCGEIKVGLTFTPQDEREEEQEESYGGWKESSYSEA; encoded by the exons ATGTCGCGAGGAATGCTTGAAGTACTTCTCGTTGGAGCTAAAGGCCTTGATAATACTGATTTTCTCA ATAATATGGATCCATATGTGATCCTAACTTGTCGATCTCAGGAGAAAAAGAGCAGTGTTGCATCAG GGAAAGGATGTGAACCTGAATGGAATGAAAACTTTATTTTCTCTATTTCTGAGGGTGTTGAAGAACTGTTCTTGAAGATAATGGACAGTGATTCTGTAGGTGAAGACGACTTTGTAGGAGAAGCCAA GATACCTATTGAGCCAGTTTGTTCAGAAGGAAGCATCCCAACAACTGCATATAATGTAGTTAAAAATGAAGAATATTGCGGAGAAATTAAAGTTGGTCTCACTTTTACTCCTCAG GATGAGCgtgaagaagaacaagaagaaagCTATGGCGGATGGAAAGAGTCTTCTTATAGTGAAGCATAA